Proteins encoded by one window of Candidatus Bathyarchaeota archaeon:
- a CDS encoding UPF0147 family protein encodes MVRKKKAEEYEERIKQALAVLGEVSEDSTTPRNIRRAAKDAMNALQTGEYTPAVRASNAISLLDEILQDPNMPPYTRVKLWNVMSFIEAIKD; translated from the coding sequence ATGGTGCGGAAGAAAAAAGCTGAGGAATATGAGGAACGAATCAAGCAAGCGCTGGCTGTGCTTGGAGAAGTTTCAGAAGACAGCACTACGCCACGGAATATCCGGCGCGCCGCGAAAGACGCCATGAACGCGCTGCAAACAGGCGAGTACACGCCTGCCGTCAGAGCCTCAAATGCCATATCGCTTTTGGATGAGATTTTGCAGGATCCGAATATGCCGCCGTACACGCGGGTTAAACTGTGGAACGTCATGAGCTTCATAGAAGCCATAAAAGATTAG